The following are encoded together in the Nyctibius grandis isolate bNycGra1 chromosome 5, bNycGra1.pri, whole genome shotgun sequence genome:
- the FBXL14 gene encoding F-box/LRR-repeat protein 14 has translation METHISCLFPELLAMIFGYLEVRDKGRAAQVCTAWRDAAYHRSVWRGVEAKLHLRRANPSLFPSLAARGIRRVQILSLRRSLSYVIQGMADIESLNLSGCYNLTDNGLGHAFVAEISSLRSLNLSLCKQITDSSLGRIAQYLKGLEVLELGGCSNITNTGLLLIAWGLQRLKSLNLRSCRHLSDVGIGHLAGMTRSAAEGCLGLEQLTLQDCQKLSDLSLKHLARGLGRLRQLNLSFCGGISDAGLLHLSHMSSLRSLNLRSCDNISDTGIMHLAMGSLRLSGLDVSFCDKVGDQSLAYIAQGLDGLRSLSLCSCHISDEGINRMVRQMHGLRTLNIGQCVRITDKGLELIAEHLSQLTGIDLYGCTRITKRGLERITQLPCLKVLNLGLWEMTESEKVR, from the coding sequence ATGGAAACGCACATCTCGTGCCTGTTCCCCGAGCTGTTGGCCATGATCTTCGGGTACCTGGAGGTGCGGGACAAGGGCCGGGCGGCGCAGGTGTGCACGGCCTGGCGGGACGCCGCCTACCACCGCTCGGTCTGGCGGGGCGTGGAGGCCAAGCTGCACCTGCGCCGCGCCAACCCCTCgctcttccccagcctggcGGCGCGGGGCATCCGGCGGGTGCAGATCCTGTCGCTGCGGCGCAGCCTGAGCTACGTGATCCAGGGCATGGCGGACATCGAGAGCCTCAACCTCAGCGGCTGCTACAACCTCACCGACAACGGGCTGGGCCACGCCTTCGTGGCTGAGATCAGCTCCCTGCGCTCACTCAACCTGAGCCTCTGCAAGCAGATCACGGACAGCAGCCTGGGCCGCATCGCCCAGTACCTCAAGGGCCTGGAAGTGCTCgagctggggggctgcagcaaCATCACCAACACCGGCCTCCTCCTCATCGCCTGGGGCCTGCAGCGCCTCAAGAGCCTCAACCTGCGCTCCTGCCGGCACCTCTCCGACGTGGGCATCGGGCACCTGGCAGGCATGACGCGCAGCGCGGCTGAGGGCTGCCTGGGCCTGGAGCAGCTCACGCTGCAGGACTGCCAGAAGCTCAGTGACCTGTCGCTCAAACACCTGGCCCGCGGGCTGGGCCGCCTCCGCCAGCTCAACCTCAGCTTCTGCGGAGGCATCTCGGACGCGGGGCTGCTGCACCTGTCGCATATGAGCAGCCTGCGCAGCCTCAACCTGCGCTCCTGCGACAACATCAGCGACACGGGCATCATGCATCTGGCCATGGGCAGCCTGCGCCTGTCCGGCCTCGACGTCTCCTTCTGCGACAAGGTGGGGGACCAGAGCCTAGCCTATATCGCACAGGGCCTGGACGGGCTGcgctccctctccctctgctcctgccacaTTAGCGACGAGGGCATCAACCGCATGGTGCGGCAGATGCACGGGCTCCGCACCCTCAACATTGGCCAGTGCGTCCGCATCACTGACAAGGGCCTGGAGCTCATCGCCGAACACCTCAGCCAGCTCACGGGCATCGATCTCTATGGCTGCACCCGCATTACCAAGCGGGGCTTGGAGCGCATCACCCAGCTACCCTGCCTCAAGGTGCTCAATCTGGGACTTTGGGAAATGACTGAGAGCGAGAAGGTCAGGTGA